CCCTCAGGGGGGTACCCAAAATGAGTATTTCCTGATATGGGGTTGTTCCGGGTGAAGTATTGAAGTCGCCGGTTAATATGACCGGCAATCCTGCGGCCTGCTCCCGGAGACTGTCCTTGATCATTCGGGCACTGTTCAGCCTCGCGGTCTCTCCCACATGATCAAAATGCGTATTGCATACAAAGCAGCGTTTTCCATCCTGCTTATTTTCCAGGATGGCCCATGTCACTATCCTTTCACAGGCAGCATCCCAGCCCTTGCTTCCGGCAACATGAGGGGTTGCGGAAAGCCAGTAGTGTCCGTTTTCAAGCATCGTGAATTTATCCTTCAAATAAAGGATAGGAGCATATTCCCCTTTCTCCATGCCATCCAGCCTGCCAACACCAACATAATCATAATCCGGCAAGGCTTCCAGGATATCGTTTAACTGCTTGTGCAAAACCTCCTGCAAACCGGCTATATCAGGCTGATAATCCGAAATAACATTGCAAACCAAATCTTTCCTGGCTTGCCAGTCATTGGGCTTATCATCCGGGTTATCATAACGTATATTAAAACTTATAACCCTCAATTCCCCGGCTTCCTGGGAGAATAACCCTGATGCCAGTAAAATAAAGAAGATCATGTGCAAGCACCGTGACCCTATCCCTCTGTTGAAAAAAATCAATGCCCTGTTTCCCATAACGATCTTACCTCTGGTTTTTGAATGTCAAACTGAATATTTCCCTTGGTAAATGCCGATATTTCAATGGTATCACCCGGCAGGAGGTCAAAATAATTCCTGTCAAACCATACATCCTCACCCGGGTAACTCAGGTGAACATAACGGGCCGGCTTTTCACTGGAGATCAGTATCCTTATCACTTTATCATCCTTTGCAACCTGCAACCTGAAACCTGGTTCCCTCAAAGATATATTTTTAGCAACAGTAAAGTAATGTATTGCATTGTACTCATCTCCTGCGGCATCAAGCGTGGCTTCCAGTATCGCCTTTCCCTCGCCTCCGGCCATTTTTACCATTCCACTTCTGCTTCCTGACCAGATCAGATCAGAACCCGGCTTAACCTGTATATCTCTTTTACTTTCTTCATAAAGCTTTCCATCGGTATCAAAGAGTTTTATTTCCAGGATGGCGGAAAAGGGCTGATAAACGTCTGAAACAGAATATACAAGCACACTATCTCCCTTTTCTTCGAATACCAGGATACTTTCCCTGTAGGCTTTTTCCACAAAGTACTGCAAGGCTTTCCAGCGGCCAAAATAATCCCTTCCCGACCAGGAAATCACCGGCCAGGTATCGTTCAACTGCCAGTACAAGGTTCCCATGCAACGGGGCATGGCTTTGCGATGTGCTTCCAGGGCTATGCGTATGCCTTCCGCCTGCAGGATCTGGCTCACATAAACATAATCTTCAAAGCTCTCCGGAACTTCAAACCATCGTTCCATATATTTATCAATCAGCTCAAAGCCTCTCGGGTGCTTTTGATGTACTGCCATTACTTCCGAATCCAGCGTTTTGTCCTCCGGTCCGGCAAATGCCTCAATGGTTTGTATATCAGGAAACCCCTGGAAACCATATTCGCTCATGAACCTCCCGGTCTTCTCACGGTAAGTCTCAAAAGGGGCTTCCCCCCACCAAACACCCCAGTAATGCGAGTCTCCCTCGGTGTAGGCAATGTCGCGGCCCCATCCATGCCTGGGTGAAGAGGGATGATATGGCCTCCCGGGATCCAACCGATCCAGCAGACCGGGCAGAATATCATGGAACAGTTCTGTATATGCCTTCCAGACCGCAGCAGAATCAGCCGGTGAATATCCCAGTTGCTGCTGCCAGCCCCAGTTGTGCCATCCTTCATCAACTTCATTGTTGCCGCACCAGATCACAACCGAGGGATGGTTGCGTAAACGGATCACCTGCTCCTCAGCTTCAACCCGCGCATTTTCCAGGAATCCGGCATTCCCGGGATACATATTACAGGCATACATGAAATCCTGCCATACCATGATCCCGTATTCATCACATAAATCATAAAATATATCACTCTCGTAAATACCTCCGCCCCAAACCCTTAACATATTCATGTGGCAGGCGTGGGCATCCAGGATTAAATCCCTGTATTCCTCCTCCGTTACCCGGGTGGTAAAATGATCCATGGGAATATAATTGGCTCCTTTGATAAAAACAGGCAAGCCGTTGATCCTGAAATAAAAACTTTCACCGAACTCATCTTTTTCCGTGACGAGTTCGGCTGTTCGCAAGCCTATCCTGTCGTCCCGGAAATCCTCCCGGAGACCGTCGTCGACACTGCATCTCAATGAGTATAATTCAGGACTGCCCATTCCATTGGGCCACCACAAACGTGGATTATCAATGGTGAAACCGAACCTGATTTTCTGAATGCCTTTTTCAAGGGAAATTACTTCCTGTGCATATTGCACCCCATTTCCCTTGTCTTTGATGCATATTCTGCATTTCCCCTTGCCGTCCGAAATGAGCGTAACCCTTGCGCTGATAAAGGCTCTGTCATCGTCAAGGGAATCCACGGTATATGAAACATCATCCAAACGCCACGATTCCCAGGCCTCCAGGTAAACCGGTTTCCATATGCCGGAGGTAGCCAGTTCCGGCCCCCAGTCCCAGCCAAAATGATAGGGCGCTTTGCGCAGATAGGCCCGGGGATCCGGCAAGGGTATGCTTGCGGTATCGGCTGCATGATGAATAAATTCCACCGGGGAGTAAAACATCAGGCGGAGAGTGTTGGAACCGGGATTCAGCATGTTTGCTGCATCCAGTCTCCACTGACGGAACATATTATCCGCTGCTAAAACCCGTGTATCGTTCAGGTAAACATCGCAGCGGGTGTCCAATCCTTCAAAAACAAGGTCGATATGCGAATTATTCAGGATGTCACCAGCCAGATTGAAGGTATCATAGTAAATCCAATCGTGTTCGCCTATCCATTGGACTTTTTTTTCGTTATCGCCATAAAAAGGATCCGGAATGATCCCGGCTTTCATCAGATCGGTATGAACAAAACCGGGAACCTCTGCCGGGCAGGTGGCCAGGGTATCGGACGCACTGACATACCAGCCCGTGTTGAGATCCTGCCTGATAAGTGCCGGTTTCCTGGAAGAACAGGACCCAAGAAGAAGTCCCGTCAAAGCAATAAAAAACAGTGAATAGCTTTTCACAACAGCCCGGTTTTATTCCGTGCTAATTTATAGAAAAAACGGCAGCCAGGCATCCTTGTCCTTCCTTCATTATTCGTAATTTTGTTTTATGGTCTACCCTGATAATTTTGAAGAAAAGATCGGCTTCACGCAGATCTGCCGGCTCCTGGAATCATATTGCATCAGCAGGCTTGGACAACAACATATTACAAAGATATCTTTCAGTTCCGCTTTGGAAGAGATATCGGAAAAACTGTATGAAACCGAAGAATTCCGGCAAATCCTGCTTTCACCAGAGCCCTTTCCTCAACAGGATTACTTTGACCTTACCCCTGAGTTTTCCAGGATTAAGATACCCGGCACTTTTATCGAGATCCAGAGCCTTGTCGACCTGCGTCTCTCACTGAATACCATAAATCTATGTGCCGGATATTTCAGGAAAGCCGAAAAGAACCTCTATCCCACACTCCGGAAGCTGGCTGAGGAGATCATGATCGATCCGGCCATTATCAGCTATCTCGACAAACTCCTGGATGAAAAAGGCAAGATCAGGGATAATGCTTCACCCGGACTTGCCAAAATCCGCAAAGAGCTGAATTCCAGGCTATCGCAGATTGACCGCATGATCAATAAAGCCCTGGCTTCTGCCAAATCCGAGGGTATTACCCCCGATGATGTGGAGGTGACCATCCGGAACGGACGGATGGTGATCCCCGTGCTTGCCCAGAATAAACGCATGATCCGGGGTTTTATTCACGATGAATCATCAACAGGTCAAACGGTATACATCGAACCGGCGGAGGTCTTTGATGTAAACAATGAGATCCGTGACCTTGAGAATGCCGAAAAAAGGGAAATAATCAAAATACTGACTGCATTCACCGACTTTCTTCGTCCCTATCTTGGCGACTTACACCGGGCTTATATTATCCTTGGCAAGCTGGATTTCATCCGCGCGAAAGCCAGGCTTGCCCTTCACATAAATGCCGTGTTGCCCCAGATCGTGAACGAGCCCCATATCGACTGGATCGATGCCGTCCATCCGCTTTTGCACCTCTCCCACAAGGCCAGAAAAATGGAGGTCGTGCCATTGAATATCCGTCTCGACCGAAAACAAAGGATTTTGGTTATTTCCGGTCCGAATGCAGGAGGAAAATCCGTTTGCCTGAAAACCGTCGGATTACTGCAATACATGTTGCAATGCGGCCTGTTGATCCCCTTGCAGGAGCATTCCCGGGCAGGGCTTTTTAAGGATATCTTCATCGATATCGGTGATGACCAGTCACTGGAAAACGATCTCAGCACCTATAGTTCTCATCTGAGGCATCTGCGCTTCTTCCTGGAAAATGCCGGTCCCGAAAGCCTGTTCCTCATCGATGAATTTGGCACGGGAACCGAACCTCAGCTCGGAGGTGCCATTGCAGAGGCATCCCTGGAACGGCTCAATGAAAAGAAAGCCTTTGGCATTGTAACAACCCATTATGCCAACCTGAAACTGCTTTCCGGTGAACAGGAAGGCATCATCAACGGGGCCATGCTCTTTGATACACGGGAAATGCGACCTTTATTCCAGCTTCTCACCGGTAAACCCGGCAGTTCCTTTGCCTTCGAAATAGCAGGAAAGATTGGATTCCCGGCCGATGTG
The DNA window shown above is from Bacteroidota bacterium and carries:
- a CDS encoding endonuclease/exonuclease/phosphatase family protein translates to MIFFILLASGLFSQEAGELRVISFNIRYDNPDDKPNDWQARKDLVCNVISDYQPDIAGLQEVLHKQLNDILEALPDYDYVGVGRLDGMEKGEYAPILYLKDKFTMLENGHYWLSATPHVAGSKGWDAACERIVTWAILENKQDGKRCFVCNTHFDHVGETARLNSARMIKDSLREQAAGLPVILTGDFNTSPGTTPYQEILILGTPLRDSRMAHSSGESELPTFTGFDNKPENDALIDFIFVSKDFNVSDYRVIGNMPGEIFISDHKPVFIIIN
- a CDS encoding glycoside hydrolase family 2 protein — protein: MKSYSLFFIALTGLLLGSCSSRKPALIRQDLNTGWYVSASDTLATCPAEVPGFVHTDLMKAGIIPDPFYGDNEKKVQWIGEHDWIYYDTFNLAGDILNNSHIDLVFEGLDTRCDVYLNDTRVLAADNMFRQWRLDAANMLNPGSNTLRLMFYSPVEFIHHAADTASIPLPDPRAYLRKAPYHFGWDWGPELATSGIWKPVYLEAWESWRLDDVSYTVDSLDDDRAFISARVTLISDGKGKCRICIKDKGNGVQYAQEVISLEKGIQKIRFGFTIDNPRLWWPNGMGSPELYSLRCSVDDGLREDFRDDRIGLRTAELVTEKDEFGESFYFRINGLPVFIKGANYIPMDHFTTRVTEEEYRDLILDAHACHMNMLRVWGGGIYESDIFYDLCDEYGIMVWQDFMYACNMYPGNAGFLENARVEAEEQVIRLRNHPSVVIWCGNNEVDEGWHNWGWQQQLGYSPADSAAVWKAYTELFHDILPGLLDRLDPGRPYHPSSPRHGWGRDIAYTEGDSHYWGVWWGEAPFETYREKTGRFMSEYGFQGFPDIQTIEAFAGPEDKTLDSEVMAVHQKHPRGFELIDKYMERWFEVPESFEDYVYVSQILQAEGIRIALEAHRKAMPRCMGTLYWQLNDTWPVISWSGRDYFGRWKALQYFVEKAYRESILVFEEKGDSVLVYSVSDVYQPFSAILEIKLFDTDGKLYEESKRDIQVKPGSDLIWSGSRSGMVKMAGGEGKAILEATLDAAGDEYNAIHYFTVAKNISLREPGFRLQVAKDDKVIRILISSEKPARYVHLSYPGEDVWFDRNYFDLLPGDTIEISAFTKGNIQFDIQKPEVRSLWETGH
- a CDS encoding endonuclease MutS2 produces the protein MVYPDNFEEKIGFTQICRLLESYCISRLGQQHITKISFSSALEEISEKLYETEEFRQILLSPEPFPQQDYFDLTPEFSRIKIPGTFIEIQSLVDLRLSLNTINLCAGYFRKAEKNLYPTLRKLAEEIMIDPAIISYLDKLLDEKGKIRDNASPGLAKIRKELNSRLSQIDRMINKALASAKSEGITPDDVEVTIRNGRMVIPVLAQNKRMIRGFIHDESSTGQTVYIEPAEVFDVNNEIRDLENAEKREIIKILTAFTDFLRPYLGDLHRAYIILGKLDFIRAKARLALHINAVLPQIVNEPHIDWIDAVHPLLHLSHKARKMEVVPLNIRLDRKQRILVISGPNAGGKSVCLKTVGLLQYMLQCGLLIPLQEHSRAGLFKDIFIDIGDDQSLENDLSTYSSHLRHLRFFLENAGPESLFLIDEFGTGTEPQLGGAIAEASLERLNEKKAFGIVTTHYANLKLLSGEQEGIINGAMLFDTREMRPLFQLLTGKPGSSFAFEIAGKIGFPADVLEKASLKTGKSQLDFDKQLQQLEVEKEEIIRQRQEFTVADTFLSEMIEKYQKLVADLEAKKKDILEKAREEALDIVKTSNRLVENTIREIRESNAEKEKTKEARKILEEHKEAIEKPKPEPRVKKIPKKPVRPKPSEDPIVAGDMVKLKNHNAPGEVVEIRGKMATVFTGSMKLNIPLDQLEKSDQKNIKPFSANRKYGQIVNDLNEKHSRFSLSIDLRGKRAEEALGELGRYIDDALLLGIREFSIIHGKGDGILRTVVRDMLAGMDEVRQYRDEHVERGGSGITIVTLK